In a single window of the Drosophila miranda strain MSH22 chromosome XL, D.miranda_PacBio2.1, whole genome shotgun sequence genome:
- the LOC108162326 gene encoding uncharacterized protein LOC108162326 isoform X2 — protein MHPRGKHSGYNMFLAVNQSLHNASKKKKKRRSMQQDEEETASTSAATATNAVKPRRLESAASSDHLVGDTESTAGAGTANKAATSLTLVYIYLGALTLILASLAIVFYTHTQQDPPPTQISSSLFRAQFQAELQRSQDALRAMVSQIIEADHERETSTASTPRKISSSGGGGGSGEVKNERKFTDNLIGHAPRASEEKRMRMRVRRDIASSPASMHADPLIEFFNPNHRMALEEQDTEIRKRTGQKGAAPGGDEWIYLNTYCRVPEKIITGFCKGTQDYCPPAPVGPPGESGPKGPTGNPGLPGIPGPKGNRGDVGLPGAPGVDGVGHLGPAGPRGPKGDAGGVGRSGLDGRDGVPGEPGLDGVPGRAGADGKNGQPGRDGKDGLHGKDGKDGLSITGPKGAQGPPGERGLKGIAGPRGRPGKPGTNGTPGVPGINAWKMQFPNGSSSNDLLIPPSITDLHAPDFHRTVIVEEGRSLNLSCTATGSPQPQVEWRREDGRTINVNGMEMASISGQFLKFTNITRHQMAAYTCYANNGIAPVANATFIVEVHFAPMISVYRQMIYAEYQSSATLECLVEAFPEAIRYWERAYDGKILDPSEKYSIESYPDGFKTSMRLTINNLRKDDFGYYHCVARNELNATMVNFEIAPQDPNSETPYVGNSIKVYGQRPPESECPVCDQCPDPSLYQCKDSILNNFEIQPTGNLSYPGLPKRPKTCYLYAVGKPVFHKVVNEKFGSWLRDPAPDSDREKTFVTNENDPYNLFEFTTRIQYRMNSVPRRKYEIPEGFHGNAHVVFNGSFYYHQRNSDLVVKLDLISLKKITTQLPYAGVAASNRLYATDFNFMDFNVDEVGLWVIYSTYNSNNTLVAKLDAETLKMQYNFNITLDHHQFGEMFIVCGNLYAIDSATDKNTQIRYVVDLYKGKLLNTNLPFSNPFSHTTTVGYNPLTVELYSWDKGNALTYPIRYNEQRLISDNS, from the exons ATGCAC CCTCGCGGCAAGCACAGCGGCTACAACATGTTTCTGGCCGTCAACCAGAGTCTCCACAATGCCagcaagaagaagaagaagcgaCGCTCCATGCAGCAGGATGAGGAGGAGACCGCCTCCACGTCCGCCGCGACAGCAACAAATGCGGTGAAGCCGCGGCGTCTCGAGTCCGCGGCCTCCAGTGACCATCTGGTGGGCGACACGGAATCGACTGCTGGTGCTGGGACCGCCAACAAGGCGGCCACTTCACTGACACTCGTCTACATCTATTTGGGTGCCCTCACCCTGATCCTGGCCAGCCTCGCCATCGTCTtctacacgcacacacagcaGGATCCCCCACCGACGCAGATCTCGAGCTCGCTGTTTCGCGCACAGTTCCAGGCGGAGCTGCAGCGATCACAGGATGCCCTGCGAGCGATGGTCAGCCAGATAATCGAAGCGGATCATGAGCGGGAAACAAG CACCGCCAGTACCCCGCGAAagatcagcagcagcggaggcggcggcggcagtggAGAGGTGAAGAACGAGCGCAAGTTCACGGACAATCTGATCGGTCACGCCCCGCGCGCCTCAGAGgagaagcggatgcggatgcgagTCCGGCGGGACATTGCCTCGTCGCCCGCCTCGATGCACG CGGACCCACTGATCGAGTTCTTCAATCCGAACCACCGCATGGCGCTCGAGGAGCAGGACACAGAGATCCGCAAGCGGACCGGCCAGAAGGGTGCGGCCCCCGGCGGCGACGAGTGGATCTACCTGAACACCTACTGCCGCGTGCCCGAGAAGATCATCACGGGCTTCTGCAAGGGCACCCAGGACTACTGTCCGCCGGCACCGGTGGGTCCGCCGGGTGAGTCGGGCCCCAAGGGTCCCACCGGCAATCCCGGCCTGCCCGGCATTCCCGGCCCGAAGGGCAATCGCGGCGATGTCGGCCTGCCCGGCGCCCCCGGCGTCGATGGCGTCGGCCATCTGGGGCCCGCGGGTCCGCGTGGACCCAAGGGCGATGCTGGCGGCGTCGGGCGGTCCGGTCTTGATGGACGGGACGGCGTGCCGGGGGAGCCGGGACTGGACGGCGTGCCGGGACGAGCGGGTGCCGATGGCAAGAACGGACAGCCGGGGCGCGATGGCAAGGACGGGCTGCATGGCAAGGACGGCAAGGATGGGCTGTCCATAACGGGGCCGAAAGGCGCCCAGGGACCACCCGGCGAACGAGGACTCAAGG GCATTGCTGGTCCGCGCGGACGTCCTGGTAAGCCGGGCACCAACGGCACGCCCGGAGTGCCCGGCATCAATGCCTGGAAGATGCAGTTCCCCAATGGCAGCTCCTCGAACGATCTGCTGATACCGCCCTCGATAACAGATCTGCACGCACCGGACTTCCATCGCACGGTAATCGTGGAGGAGGGGCGATCCCTGAACCTCAGCTGCACGGCCACCGGCAGTCCCCAGCCGCAGGTGGAGTGGCGGCGCGAGGACGGTCGCACCATCAACGTCAACGGAATGGAGA TGGCCTCCATTAGCGGACAGTTCCTGAAGTTCACGAACATCACGAGGCACCAGATGGCAGCCTACACATGCTATGCCAACAATGGCATAGCTCCCGTGGCCAATGCGACCTTCATCGTGGAAGTTCACT TTGCTCCCATGATCTCGGTGTACCGACAAATGATCTACGCGGAGTACCAGAGCAGTGCCACGCTGGAGTGTCTGGTGGAGGCCTTCCCCGAGGCCATACGCTACTGGGAGCGGGCCTACGATGGAAAGATTCTGGACCCCAGCGAGAAGTACAGCATCGAATCGTATCCGGATGG TTTCAAGACATCGATGCGGCTGACCATCAACAACCTGCGAAAGGACGACTTTGGCTACTATCATTGTGTGGCACGCAACGAACTGAATGCCACCATGGTCAACTTTGAGATAGCAC CACAAGATCCGAACAGCGAGACCCCGTATGTGGGCAACAGCATCAAGGTGTACGGCCAGCGACCGCCGGAGAGCGAGTGCCCCGTCTGTGACCAGTGTCCGGATCCCAG CCTGTACCAGTGCAAGGACTCCATACTGAACAACTTTGAGATCCAGCCGACAGGAAACCTCAGCTATCCGGGGCTGCCCAAGCGACCCAAGA CATGCTATCTATATGCCGTTGGCAAGCCCGTGTTCCACAAGGTCGTTAACGAGAAGTTTGGATCGTGGCTGCGAGACCCAGCGCCGGACAGCGATCGAGAGAAGACGTTCGTGACGAACGAGAACGATCCGTACAATCTGTTTGAGTTCACCACGCGGATACAGTACCGCATGAACAGTGTGCCCAGGCGCAAGTACGAAATACCCGAGGGTTTCCAT GGCAACGCTCATGTGGTGTTCAATGGCTCGTTCTACTACCACCAGAGGAACTCCGATCTGGTGGTTAAGCTGGATCTTATAAGCCTCAAAAAGATAA CCACCCAATTGCCCTACGCGGGAGTGGCGGCCTCAAACCGACTCTACGCCACGGACTTCAACTTCATGGACTTCAATGTGGACGAGGTGGGTCTGTGGGTCATCTACAGCACCTACAACTCCAACAACACTCTGGTGGCCAAG CTGGATGCGGAGACCCTGAAGATGCAGTACAACTTCAATATAACCTTGGACCATCATCAGTTCGGGGAGATGTTCATTGTGTGCGGCAACCTGTATGCCATCGACTCGGCCACCGACAAGAACACACAGATCCGATATGTGGTGGACCTCTATAAGGGGAAGCTGCTCAACACGAATCTGCCGTTCTCGAATCCCTTCAGCCACACCACCACCGTGGGCTACAATCCCTTGACAGTG GAACTCTACTCGTGGGACAAGGGCAATGCACTCACATATCCCATACGCTACAATGAGCAGCGCCTCATCTCCGACAACAGTTAG
- the LOC108162326 gene encoding uncharacterized protein LOC108162326 isoform X1 has product MHQPRGKHSGYNMFLAVNQSLHNASKKKKKRRSMQQDEEETASTSAATATNAVKPRRLESAASSDHLVGDTESTAGAGTANKAATSLTLVYIYLGALTLILASLAIVFYTHTQQDPPPTQISSSLFRAQFQAELQRSQDALRAMVSQIIEADHERETSTASTPRKISSSGGGGGSGEVKNERKFTDNLIGHAPRASEEKRMRMRVRRDIASSPASMHADPLIEFFNPNHRMALEEQDTEIRKRTGQKGAAPGGDEWIYLNTYCRVPEKIITGFCKGTQDYCPPAPVGPPGESGPKGPTGNPGLPGIPGPKGNRGDVGLPGAPGVDGVGHLGPAGPRGPKGDAGGVGRSGLDGRDGVPGEPGLDGVPGRAGADGKNGQPGRDGKDGLHGKDGKDGLSITGPKGAQGPPGERGLKGIAGPRGRPGKPGTNGTPGVPGINAWKMQFPNGSSSNDLLIPPSITDLHAPDFHRTVIVEEGRSLNLSCTATGSPQPQVEWRREDGRTINVNGMEMASISGQFLKFTNITRHQMAAYTCYANNGIAPVANATFIVEVHFAPMISVYRQMIYAEYQSSATLECLVEAFPEAIRYWERAYDGKILDPSEKYSIESYPDGFKTSMRLTINNLRKDDFGYYHCVARNELNATMVNFEIAPQDPNSETPYVGNSIKVYGQRPPESECPVCDQCPDPSLYQCKDSILNNFEIQPTGNLSYPGLPKRPKTCYLYAVGKPVFHKVVNEKFGSWLRDPAPDSDREKTFVTNENDPYNLFEFTTRIQYRMNSVPRRKYEIPEGFHGNAHVVFNGSFYYHQRNSDLVVKLDLISLKKITTQLPYAGVAASNRLYATDFNFMDFNVDEVGLWVIYSTYNSNNTLVAKLDAETLKMQYNFNITLDHHQFGEMFIVCGNLYAIDSATDKNTQIRYVVDLYKGKLLNTNLPFSNPFSHTTTVGYNPLTVELYSWDKGNALTYPIRYNEQRLISDNS; this is encoded by the exons ATGCAC CAGCCTCGCGGCAAGCACAGCGGCTACAACATGTTTCTGGCCGTCAACCAGAGTCTCCACAATGCCagcaagaagaagaagaagcgaCGCTCCATGCAGCAGGATGAGGAGGAGACCGCCTCCACGTCCGCCGCGACAGCAACAAATGCGGTGAAGCCGCGGCGTCTCGAGTCCGCGGCCTCCAGTGACCATCTGGTGGGCGACACGGAATCGACTGCTGGTGCTGGGACCGCCAACAAGGCGGCCACTTCACTGACACTCGTCTACATCTATTTGGGTGCCCTCACCCTGATCCTGGCCAGCCTCGCCATCGTCTtctacacgcacacacagcaGGATCCCCCACCGACGCAGATCTCGAGCTCGCTGTTTCGCGCACAGTTCCAGGCGGAGCTGCAGCGATCACAGGATGCCCTGCGAGCGATGGTCAGCCAGATAATCGAAGCGGATCATGAGCGGGAAACAAG CACCGCCAGTACCCCGCGAAagatcagcagcagcggaggcggcggcggcagtggAGAGGTGAAGAACGAGCGCAAGTTCACGGACAATCTGATCGGTCACGCCCCGCGCGCCTCAGAGgagaagcggatgcggatgcgagTCCGGCGGGACATTGCCTCGTCGCCCGCCTCGATGCACG CGGACCCACTGATCGAGTTCTTCAATCCGAACCACCGCATGGCGCTCGAGGAGCAGGACACAGAGATCCGCAAGCGGACCGGCCAGAAGGGTGCGGCCCCCGGCGGCGACGAGTGGATCTACCTGAACACCTACTGCCGCGTGCCCGAGAAGATCATCACGGGCTTCTGCAAGGGCACCCAGGACTACTGTCCGCCGGCACCGGTGGGTCCGCCGGGTGAGTCGGGCCCCAAGGGTCCCACCGGCAATCCCGGCCTGCCCGGCATTCCCGGCCCGAAGGGCAATCGCGGCGATGTCGGCCTGCCCGGCGCCCCCGGCGTCGATGGCGTCGGCCATCTGGGGCCCGCGGGTCCGCGTGGACCCAAGGGCGATGCTGGCGGCGTCGGGCGGTCCGGTCTTGATGGACGGGACGGCGTGCCGGGGGAGCCGGGACTGGACGGCGTGCCGGGACGAGCGGGTGCCGATGGCAAGAACGGACAGCCGGGGCGCGATGGCAAGGACGGGCTGCATGGCAAGGACGGCAAGGATGGGCTGTCCATAACGGGGCCGAAAGGCGCCCAGGGACCACCCGGCGAACGAGGACTCAAGG GCATTGCTGGTCCGCGCGGACGTCCTGGTAAGCCGGGCACCAACGGCACGCCCGGAGTGCCCGGCATCAATGCCTGGAAGATGCAGTTCCCCAATGGCAGCTCCTCGAACGATCTGCTGATACCGCCCTCGATAACAGATCTGCACGCACCGGACTTCCATCGCACGGTAATCGTGGAGGAGGGGCGATCCCTGAACCTCAGCTGCACGGCCACCGGCAGTCCCCAGCCGCAGGTGGAGTGGCGGCGCGAGGACGGTCGCACCATCAACGTCAACGGAATGGAGA TGGCCTCCATTAGCGGACAGTTCCTGAAGTTCACGAACATCACGAGGCACCAGATGGCAGCCTACACATGCTATGCCAACAATGGCATAGCTCCCGTGGCCAATGCGACCTTCATCGTGGAAGTTCACT TTGCTCCCATGATCTCGGTGTACCGACAAATGATCTACGCGGAGTACCAGAGCAGTGCCACGCTGGAGTGTCTGGTGGAGGCCTTCCCCGAGGCCATACGCTACTGGGAGCGGGCCTACGATGGAAAGATTCTGGACCCCAGCGAGAAGTACAGCATCGAATCGTATCCGGATGG TTTCAAGACATCGATGCGGCTGACCATCAACAACCTGCGAAAGGACGACTTTGGCTACTATCATTGTGTGGCACGCAACGAACTGAATGCCACCATGGTCAACTTTGAGATAGCAC CACAAGATCCGAACAGCGAGACCCCGTATGTGGGCAACAGCATCAAGGTGTACGGCCAGCGACCGCCGGAGAGCGAGTGCCCCGTCTGTGACCAGTGTCCGGATCCCAG CCTGTACCAGTGCAAGGACTCCATACTGAACAACTTTGAGATCCAGCCGACAGGAAACCTCAGCTATCCGGGGCTGCCCAAGCGACCCAAGA CATGCTATCTATATGCCGTTGGCAAGCCCGTGTTCCACAAGGTCGTTAACGAGAAGTTTGGATCGTGGCTGCGAGACCCAGCGCCGGACAGCGATCGAGAGAAGACGTTCGTGACGAACGAGAACGATCCGTACAATCTGTTTGAGTTCACCACGCGGATACAGTACCGCATGAACAGTGTGCCCAGGCGCAAGTACGAAATACCCGAGGGTTTCCAT GGCAACGCTCATGTGGTGTTCAATGGCTCGTTCTACTACCACCAGAGGAACTCCGATCTGGTGGTTAAGCTGGATCTTATAAGCCTCAAAAAGATAA CCACCCAATTGCCCTACGCGGGAGTGGCGGCCTCAAACCGACTCTACGCCACGGACTTCAACTTCATGGACTTCAATGTGGACGAGGTGGGTCTGTGGGTCATCTACAGCACCTACAACTCCAACAACACTCTGGTGGCCAAG CTGGATGCGGAGACCCTGAAGATGCAGTACAACTTCAATATAACCTTGGACCATCATCAGTTCGGGGAGATGTTCATTGTGTGCGGCAACCTGTATGCCATCGACTCGGCCACCGACAAGAACACACAGATCCGATATGTGGTGGACCTCTATAAGGGGAAGCTGCTCAACACGAATCTGCCGTTCTCGAATCCCTTCAGCCACACCACCACCGTGGGCTACAATCCCTTGACAGTG GAACTCTACTCGTGGGACAAGGGCAATGCACTCACATATCCCATACGCTACAATGAGCAGCGCCTCATCTCCGACAACAGTTAG